One window of the Peptacetobacter hiranonis genome contains the following:
- a CDS encoding SDR family oxidoreductase, translated as MKKTILVTGARGYIASYIQNNNKDKFNWIKMTRDDADFSNPDEVEKFVKSQEFDICLHTAANATTAVCEENPELAANINVESTKRIVDACKEKGARLIFCSTEQIFNGKENHGPFKEDEEPKAVTVYGQNKIDCEKYINDSGVDAVILRFSWMMGLSFAGVKASPSIVKNVLNAIMYQKPTLFTCNERRCMTYAKHLAEQFDKIAELPAGVYHVASSNDMTTYESACFVAKEMGITEENIEKYILPNTERYSDRFRDYRLDSSKLEEMGIKFGDFKSDVREILKDFSLSK; from the coding sequence ATGAAAAAAACTATACTTGTAACAGGAGCTAGAGGATATATAGCTAGTTATATTCAAAATAACAACAAAGATAAATTTAATTGGATAAAAATGACTAGAGATGATGCAGATTTTTCTAATCCAGATGAGGTAGAAAAATTTGTTAAATCACAGGAATTTGATATATGTTTGCATACTGCAGCAAATGCAACTACTGCTGTGTGTGAAGAAAATCCAGAGCTTGCAGCCAATATAAATGTAGAATCTACTAAAAGAATTGTAGATGCTTGTAAAGAAAAAGGGGCAAGATTAATATTCTGTTCAACTGAACAGATATTCAATGGAAAAGAAAATCATGGTCCATTTAAAGAGGATGAAGAGCCAAAAGCTGTAACTGTATATGGACAGAATAAAATAGATTGCGAAAAATATATAAATGATAGTGGAGTAGATGCAGTAATACTTAGATTCTCTTGGATGATGGGACTTTCATTTGCAGGAGTAAAAGCTAGTCCAAGCATAGTTAAAAATGTCTTAAATGCTATAATGTATCAGAAACCTACTTTATTTACTTGCAATGAAAGAAGATGTATGACTTACGCAAAACATCTAGCAGAACAGTTTGATAAGATAGCAGAACTACCTGCAGGTGTGTATCATGTAGCATCATCAAACGATATGACTACATATGAGAGTGCTTGCTTTGTAGCTAAAGAAATGGGAATAACTGAAGAAAATATAGAAAAATACATCCTTCCTAACACAGAAAGATACAGCGACAGATTTAGAGATTACAGATTGGATTCTTCAAAACTTGAAGAAATGGGAATAAAATTTGGAGATTTCAAATCAGATGTAAGAGAAATACTTAAAGATTTTTCTTTATCAAAATAA
- a CDS encoding class I mannose-6-phosphate isomerase, which translates to MYSGEAKRPIFVESIKVETIWGGNNISKARGYDKGYGTWWEISANKKSANIVKNYETDKNFYEFIKEDESSILGEEYTIHEMLRLGYLDTVDSLSIQVHPDDEYAIKNSDDFGKKESWYIIDAKPGAKLVAGTTTDDTDVIKEAFENGTLEKYLKRWEVSKGDFITIPEGMIHALGRDILALEVGTNSDTTYRFYDYNRVDKSGKKRELHVKESFDVVDFSKQPEFVKNEEKSRRLIESDEYVIDELYLENDMDILLDKHFCIVSNIGEDCIIEWNGEKILLQKYENVFVPYASKKITIEKGAHILLSQPGKEI; encoded by the coding sequence ATGTACAGTGGAGAAGCTAAAAGACCTATATTTGTCGAAAGTATAAAAGTGGAAACTATATGGGGCGGAAACAATATAAGTAAAGCAAGAGGATACGACAAAGGCTACGGAACTTGGTGGGAAATTTCAGCAAATAAAAAGAGCGCAAATATAGTAAAGAATTATGAAACGGATAAAAATTTTTATGAATTTATAAAAGAGGATGAAAGCTCTATACTTGGTGAGGAATATACTATTCATGAAATGTTGAGACTTGGATATTTAGATACGGTAGACTCTTTAAGTATTCAGGTGCATCCTGATGACGAGTATGCAATTAAAAACTCTGATGACTTCGGTAAAAAGGAGAGTTGGTACATAATAGATGCAAAACCGGGTGCAAAGTTAGTAGCAGGAACTACTACAGATGATACAGATGTTATAAAAGAAGCTTTTGAAAATGGGACACTTGAAAAATATCTAAAAAGATGGGAAGTTTCAAAGGGAGATTTTATAACTATTCCAGAGGGGATGATACATGCACTAGGACGGGATATACTTGCTCTAGAAGTAGGCACAAACTCAGATACAACATACAGATTCTATGACTACAATAGAGTAGATAAAAGCGGTAAAAAAAGAGAGCTACATGTAAAAGAATCATTTGATGTTGTAGATTTTTCTAAGCAGCCAGAATTTGTGAAAAATGAAGAAAAAAGCAGAAGGTTAATAGAATCAGATGAATATGTAATAGATGAGTTGTATTTGGAAAATGATATGGATATTTTACTAGATAAACATTTTTGTATAGTGTCTAATATAGGAGAAGATTGTATAATAGAATGGAATGGAGAAAAAATACTTCTTCAAAAATACGAAAATGTATTTGTGCCTTATGCGTCTAAAAAAATAACAATAGAAAAAGGAGCGCATATACTGCTTAGCCAACCGGGAAAGGAGATATAA
- the deoC gene encoding deoxyribose-phosphate aldolase, translating to MELTKKELAKYFDHTFLKAYATDNDLRKLCEEAKSIGAAMVAINTEWVTFCKKELDGTDIHVGAAIGFPLGQCGLETKLFETEDAIKKGADEIDYVINISKAKMGDWDFIKKEMEAIVEICRKNNKISKVIFENCYLEKDEIKKLAEIAKEVKPDFIKTSTGFGTGGATIEDVKLMIDTVDGEVSVKAAGGIRDYETAKKMIDLGVKRIGTSSSLKILDEFEKENEK from the coding sequence ATGGAATTAACTAAAAAAGAGCTGGCAAAATACTTTGATCACACATTTTTAAAGGCATATGCTACAGATAATGATCTTAGAAAGTTATGTGAAGAAGCAAAATCTATAGGAGCTGCTATGGTGGCTATCAATACTGAATGGGTTACATTCTGTAAGAAAGAGCTAGATGGTACGGATATACACGTTGGAGCTGCAATAGGATTCCCTCTAGGGCAGTGTGGATTAGAAACAAAATTATTTGAAACAGAGGATGCTATAAAAAAAGGTGCCGACGAAATAGACTATGTTATAAACATAAGTAAAGCAAAGATGGGCGATTGGGACTTTATAAAAAAAGAAATGGAAGCTATAGTAGAAATATGTAGAAAAAATAATAAAATATCAAAAGTTATATTTGAAAACTGCTATTTAGAAAAGGATGAGATAAAAAAATTAGCAGAGATAGCTAAAGAAGTTAAACCAGACTTTATAAAAACTAGTACAGGATTTGGTACTGGTGGAGCAACAATAGAAGATGTTAAGCTTATGATAGATACAGTGGACGGAGAAGTATCTGTTAAAGCTGCTGGCGGAATAAGGGATTATGAAACTGCTAAAAAAATGATAGACTTAGGTGTTAAAAGAATAGGTACGAGTTCTTCATTAAAAATACTTGATGAATTTGAAAAGGAGAATGAAAAATAA
- a CDS encoding GntR family transcriptional regulator, which translates to MAAMYLKIKSDLFEKINNGTYKEGDLIPTEIELAEYYNVSRPTVRQAIQILVDDGYLEKRRKRGTMVCQKKIEQEFTQKILSFDAEMNEKGLTTSTKVISSTIEDASEEVASTLGISLSDKVCKLIRLRYINSKPNVIVTTYIPYNQFPDIKNVNFINSRLYDYFSHKGNPVTRIKRKLETIKADNTTASLLDIQENDPVFYFHSYGYGNDNKVIEYSISKYRGDINYFVFDLCR; encoded by the coding sequence ATGGCAGCAATGTATTTAAAAATTAAAAGTGATTTATTCGAAAAGATAAACAACGGAACCTATAAAGAAGGTGATTTAATCCCTACTGAAATAGAGCTAGCAGAATACTACAATGTAAGTAGACCTACTGTTAGACAAGCTATTCAGATTCTTGTAGACGATGGTTATCTAGAAAAAAGAAGAAAAAGAGGTACTATGGTCTGCCAAAAGAAAATTGAGCAGGAATTTACACAGAAGATTTTAAGCTTTGATGCTGAGATGAATGAAAAAGGACTTACTACAAGCACAAAGGTTATATCTTCAACAATCGAGGATGCATCTGAGGAGGTTGCAAGTACTCTTGGAATTTCTTTATCTGATAAGGTTTGTAAACTTATTAGACTTAGATACATCAATTCAAAACCCAATGTTATAGTTACAACCTATATCCCGTACAACCAATTCCCCGATATAAAAAATGTTAACTTTATAAATTCACGTCTTTATGATTATTTTTCTCATAAAGGAAACCCAGTAACCAGAATAAAAAGAAAACTTGAAACCATAAAGGCTGACAATACTACAGCTAGTTTATTGGATATTCAAGAAAATGACCCAGTTTTTTATTTCCATTCTTATGGATATGGAAACGATAATAAAGTGATTGAGTACTCTATTTCTAAATACAGAGGCGATATAAATTATTTTGTCTTTGATTTATGTAGATAA
- a CDS encoding L,D-transpeptidase family protein produces MGILSRKGTKDIPKKKIAAIIVGVIAVIYIGLAVFFTNHFYFGTVINGESCSGKTVADVEEMFGKVSDDYSLTLTDKRNKEFTIKSKDIDLTFHDEGQIQKIKDSQSSFGWIVGIFKNKDYNADIVRYDNAKLEKLYNGFELFDKNYVIEPKSAYPEYSRKTNSYEIRPEIYGNKVNKEALYKEMQKSILSGNKAINIDEAGLYVQPKNKADSSKLAKAVEELNKKVKMKVTYDFEDRKEVFSGYEIAQLLNCDSEGNYDITINRDRMIELLRGLSKQYSTYGDPRKFKASSGKEITIYGGSYGWLIDKEKEADELTKVLEAGKSVTREPVYSQTALHRTKDDIGNTYVEISLGGQYLWYYRDGKLVTSFPVVTGNTSRGHGTPGGIYPLNYKERDTYLNGRNYSSHVNYWMPFNGNIGLHDATWRSSFGGGIYRSNGSHGCVNCPYSGAATIYKTIEKGTPIILY; encoded by the coding sequence GTGGGTATATTGTCAAGAAAGGGAACAAAAGATATCCCAAAGAAAAAAATAGCAGCAATAATAGTTGGCGTGATAGCTGTAATATATATTGGATTAGCAGTATTCTTCACAAATCATTTCTATTTTGGGACTGTAATAAATGGAGAAAGTTGCTCAGGGAAAACTGTAGCAGATGTTGAGGAAATGTTTGGTAAGGTTTCAGATGACTATAGTCTAACACTTACTGACAAGAGAAATAAAGAATTTACAATAAAATCAAAAGACATAGACCTTACATTCCACGATGAAGGTCAGATACAGAAAATAAAGGATAGTCAGAGCTCATTTGGGTGGATAGTTGGAATATTCAAAAATAAAGACTACAATGCAGATATAGTTAGATATGACAATGCTAAGCTAGAAAAATTATATAATGGATTTGAATTATTTGATAAAAACTATGTAATAGAGCCAAAAAGTGCGTATCCTGAATACAGCAGAAAAACAAATTCTTATGAAATAAGACCTGAAATATATGGAAATAAAGTTAATAAAGAAGCACTTTATAAAGAAATGCAAAAATCTATATTATCAGGAAATAAAGCTATAAATATAGATGAAGCAGGGCTATATGTACAGCCAAAGAATAAAGCTGATAGCTCTAAGTTAGCAAAGGCTGTAGAAGAGCTTAACAAAAAAGTTAAGATGAAAGTTACTTATGACTTTGAAGATAGAAAAGAAGTATTCTCTGGATATGAAATAGCACAGCTTTTAAACTGTGATTCAGAAGGAAACTACGATATAACTATCAACAGAGATAGAATGATAGAACTTTTAAGAGGATTAAGTAAACAGTACAGTACTTATGGAGATCCAAGAAAATTCAAAGCATCTTCAGGTAAAGAAATAACTATATACGGTGGTTCTTACGGTTGGTTAATCGATAAAGAAAAAGAAGCTGATGAGCTTACAAAAGTTCTTGAAGCAGGTAAAAGTGTTACAAGAGAGCCAGTTTATTCTCAGACAGCACTTCACCGTACAAAAGACGATATAGGAAACACTTATGTTGAAATAAGCTTAGGTGGACAGTATTTATGGTACTATAGAGATGGAAAACTTGTAACTAGTTTCCCTGTAGTTACTGGAAATACAAGCAGAGGTCATGGTACACCAGGTGGTATATATCCTCTAAATTACAAAGAAAGAGATACATACTTAAATGGACGGAACTATAGCTCTCACGTTAACTATTGGATGCCATTTAACGGAAATATAGGTCTTCATGATGCTACATGGAGAAGTTCTTTTGGTGGTGGAATATATAGAAGCAATGGTTCTCATGGATGTGTAAACTGTCCTTATAGTGGAGCAGCTACTATATACAAAACAATAGAAAAAGGTACACCAATAATTTTATACTAA
- a CDS encoding argininosuccinate synthase: protein MKEKVVLAYSGGLDTSITIPWLKENYDDIEVIACCGNVGQDDNMEDVYKKALESGASKAYVDDISEEFVTTTIYAAIKAEAKYEGKYLLGTSLARPIIAKKLVEVAHKEGAKYICHGCTGKGNDQVRFEATIAALDPTIKVIAPWRIWDIKSREDAIDYANEHGIKVKATKEKIYSEDANLWHVSTEGGDIEHLENEHKEDIYKECVTPEQACDTPEYAEIYFEKGVPKKLNGVEMAPVELIQAVNALGKKHGIGIIDIVENRLVGMKSRGIYETPGGTILYEAHNILESACIDKETLHFKQRVAIKFGELIYDGLWYSKLREAIEAFMDCTQENVTGTVKVKLYKGNIKPAGIFADSPLYDESISSFGNSEYYDHHDAEGFINLFTLPLKIRAMKEGK from the coding sequence ATGAAAGAAAAAGTTGTATTAGCATACTCAGGAGGATTAGACACATCAATAACTATACCGTGGTTAAAAGAAAACTACGATGATATAGAAGTTATCGCTTGTTGTGGAAATGTTGGACAGGATGACAATATGGAAGATGTTTATAAAAAAGCATTAGAAAGTGGAGCATCAAAAGCTTATGTTGATGATATATCAGAAGAATTTGTAACAACTACAATATATGCAGCTATAAAAGCTGAAGCTAAATACGAAGGAAAATACTTATTAGGAACTTCACTAGCTAGACCAATAATAGCTAAAAAATTAGTTGAAGTAGCTCATAAAGAAGGAGCAAAATATATCTGCCATGGATGTACAGGAAAAGGAAATGACCAGGTTAGATTTGAAGCTACAATAGCAGCATTAGATCCAACTATAAAAGTAATAGCGCCTTGGAGAATATGGGATATAAAATCTAGAGAAGATGCTATAGACTACGCAAATGAACATGGAATAAAAGTTAAAGCTACAAAAGAAAAAATATACTCAGAAGATGCTAACCTTTGGCATGTATCAACTGAAGGTGGAGATATAGAACACCTTGAAAACGAACACAAAGAAGATATATACAAAGAATGTGTTACTCCAGAACAGGCTTGTGATACACCAGAATACGCAGAAATATACTTTGAAAAAGGTGTACCTAAAAAATTAAACGGTGTTGAAATGGCTCCAGTAGAATTAATTCAGGCAGTAAACGCTCTTGGTAAAAAACATGGTATAGGAATAATAGATATAGTAGAAAACAGATTAGTTGGTATGAAATCAAGAGGAATATATGAAACTCCAGGAGGAACAATTCTTTACGAAGCTCATAATATATTAGAAAGTGCTTGTATAGATAAAGAAACTCTTCACTTCAAACAGAGAGTAGCTATAAAATTCGGTGAACTTATATACGATGGATTATGGTACTCAAAATTAAGAGAAGCAATAGAAGCATTTATGGACTGCACTCAGGAAAATGTAACTGGTACAGTAAAAGTTAAATTATACAAAGGAAATATAAAACCAGCTGGAATATTTGCAGATTCTCCACTATATGATGAAAGTATATCTTCATTCGGAAATAGTGAATACTATGACCACCACGATGCTGAAGGATTTATCAACCTATTTACATTACCTCTAAAAATTAGAGCAATGAAAGAAGGAAAATAA
- a CDS encoding sensor histidine kinase, protein MLHFEGLRKKIIKNYFVIIIIVVALFEGLFMFYVQNYYYNSVRQTLESRVEYINGSYNTVSMESVSFEDKVNSIYEKQMNDKNTKYGISIIDKNRNMILDQYGFKTHEKVNFIDVNRALRNGKSLVPYTYKIASTDEHVMSIAVPIKVNNVVEGAVRYTVSLDAIDREIIKLMAWLIMIGVVILIIAIGISLKFAESLITPLTELKKFASELSCGNYNVKLKSNKIVDDEIGELAETFEKMAVEIDKNEKLKNEFISSISHELRTPLTSIKGWSETLGYEGINKEELDMGLGIIQDETERLIKLVEELLDFSRLSSQRIKLVIDSVDVESLVVGVINQLKVKAAEKDIRLLFEFECGEVKNIQGDKNRLRQVLINLVQNSLKFTDVGGFIKITVNQDSEFTTISVTDNGSGIDKENLERVFDKFFQEDYNKSGSGLGLAISNEIVKLHNGEMSIESKKNVGTSITFTLKNKLINNI, encoded by the coding sequence ATGTTACATTTTGAAGGTTTAAGAAAAAAGATTATCAAAAACTATTTTGTAATAATAATAATAGTAGTGGCACTTTTTGAAGGACTGTTCATGTTTTATGTACAGAACTACTACTACAACTCAGTAAGACAGACATTAGAGTCTAGGGTAGAGTATATAAATGGTTCATATAATACGGTATCTATGGAATCCGTAAGCTTTGAAGATAAGGTAAATAGTATTTACGAAAAGCAAATGAATGATAAAAATACTAAATACGGAATTTCTATAATAGATAAAAATAGAAATATGATATTAGACCAGTATGGCTTTAAAACTCATGAAAAAGTAAACTTCATCGATGTAAATAGGGCTCTAAGAAATGGTAAAAGCTTGGTTCCATATACATATAAAATAGCATCAACTGATGAACATGTTATGAGTATTGCTGTTCCTATAAAGGTAAACAATGTTGTAGAGGGAGCTGTTAGGTATACAGTTTCTCTAGATGCTATAGATAGAGAAATAATAAAGCTTATGGCTTGGCTAATTATGATAGGTGTTGTAATACTTATAATTGCTATAGGAATAAGCTTGAAATTTGCTGAAAGCTTGATAACACCTCTTACAGAGCTGAAAAAATTTGCAAGTGAATTATCTTGTGGTAATTACAATGTCAAGTTAAAGAGCAACAAGATTGTAGATGATGAGATAGGTGAGCTTGCTGAAACATTTGAAAAAATGGCGGTAGAAATCGACAAGAATGAAAAATTAAAGAATGAATTTATTTCTTCCATATCGCATGAATTAAGAACACCTCTTACATCTATAAAAGGATGGAGCGAAACTCTTGGATACGAAGGAATTAATAAAGAAGAGTTAGATATGGGTCTTGGAATAATTCAGGATGAAACAGAAAGACTTATAAAGCTTGTTGAAGAATTATTAGACTTCTCTAGACTTTCATCACAGAGAATAAAGCTTGTTATAGACTCTGTAGATGTAGAAAGTTTGGTTGTAGGAGTTATCAACCAGCTAAAGGTTAAGGCTGCCGAAAAAGATATTAGACTACTATTTGAATTTGAATGTGGTGAGGTTAAAAACATACAAGGGGATAAAAATAGATTAAGACAGGTTCTTATAAATCTAGTTCAGAATTCACTTAAATTTACAGATGTTGGAGGATTTATAAAAATAACAGTAAATCAAGATAGTGAATTTACTACAATATCAGTTACTGATAATGGATCAGGAATAGATAAAGAAAATCTTGAAAGAGTATTTGATAAATTCTTCCAAGAAGACTACAATAAATCTGGTAGTGGATTAGGTCTTGCTATAAGTAACGAAATAGTAAAACTACACAATGGTGAAATGAGCATAGAAAGTAAGAAAAATGTCGGAACATCTATAACATTTACCCTTAAAAATAAATTAATAAATAATATTTAA
- the walR gene encoding cell wall metabolism DNA-binding response regulator WalR, with product MKEKILILEDEIGIRSFVSINLKREGYDIIEAGTGREAIEKIDSEDGIAIALLDVMLPDMSGIEVCKYIRAKYDQVGIIMLTAKSQEEDKIEGFMSGADDYMVKPFSIKELMVRVSALIRRVRKESAPAKNSEIDLRPFLLDVDKRKLYKNGEEIELTPTEFSIVKYLMSNAKQSLSREKILEEVWGTNYLYDFKIVDVNIRRIRNKIEDDPSKPKYIQTIWGYGYCFRKEE from the coding sequence ATGAAAGAAAAGATTTTAATTCTTGAAGATGAAATCGGAATAAGAAGCTTTGTAAGTATAAATCTAAAGAGAGAAGGTTACGATATAATAGAAGCTGGAACAGGTCGGGAAGCTATAGAAAAAATAGATTCTGAAGATGGAATAGCAATAGCTTTATTAGACGTTATGCTTCCAGATATGAGTGGTATTGAAGTTTGTAAATATATAAGAGCAAAATACGATCAAGTAGGTATAATAATGCTTACAGCAAAATCTCAGGAAGAAGATAAAATAGAAGGCTTTATGTCTGGAGCAGATGACTATATGGTAAAACCATTTAGTATAAAAGAATTAATGGTTAGAGTATCAGCTCTTATTAGAAGGGTTAGAAAAGAAAGTGCACCCGCTAAAAACAGTGAAATAGATTTACGGCCATTCCTATTAGATGTAGACAAAAGAAAGCTTTACAAAAATGGAGAAGAGATAGAATTAACACCTACAGAATTCTCTATAGTTAAGTATCTTATGTCTAATGCAAAACAATCTCTAAGTAGGGAAAAAATACTTGAAGAAGTTTGGGGAACAAACTATCTATATGATTTTAAAATAGTAGACGTTAATATAAGAAGAATAAGAAACAAAATAGAGGACGATCCTTCAAAACCAAAATATATACAGACTATTTGGGGCTATGGTTACTGTTTTAGAAAGGAAGAGTAA
- a CDS encoding THUMP domain-containing class I SAM-dependent RNA methyltransferase, which translates to MKKYTLISPCFFGMEKMLATEIKNLGFEIEKTEDGRVTYKTGEDGIAKANMWLRCAERVNLKVAEFEARTFDELYENTKRINWSKYIPYGAQFPVSKASSIKSKLFSTTDVQSIVKKAIVDNLKKSYLESGRLKEDKEKYPIYVFIHKNKVTLSIDTTGDALHKRGYREKANKAPIRETLAAGIMYLTPWRPGRTLVDPMCGSGTILIEAAMMGLNMAPGLNREFISEKWRTIDKKIWWDTRREAFDQMNEDLDFKIYGYDIDPESIEIAKENAEIAGVADYIDFAVADATEFKSDEEYGFIVTNPPYGERLESEESVKLLYKELGYAFRRLKNWSYYLITSFEEFEYEFGQEATKKRKLYNGMLKTYLYQYPGPKPPRKDKTDEK; encoded by the coding sequence ATGAAGAAATATACACTTATATCGCCATGCTTTTTTGGAATGGAAAAAATGCTGGCTACAGAAATAAAAAATTTAGGATTTGAGATAGAAAAAACAGAAGATGGAAGGGTAACTTACAAAACAGGTGAAGACGGTATAGCTAAAGCTAATATGTGGCTAAGATGTGCTGAAAGGGTAAATCTAAAAGTTGCTGAATTTGAAGCTAGAACATTTGACGAGCTTTATGAAAATACTAAAAGAATAAATTGGTCAAAATATATACCTTATGGTGCACAGTTCCCAGTATCAAAAGCATCATCGATAAAATCTAAACTATTCAGTACTACTGATGTACAGTCAATAGTAAAAAAAGCAATAGTAGATAATTTAAAAAAATCTTACCTAGAAAGTGGTAGATTAAAAGAGGATAAAGAAAAATATCCTATATATGTATTTATCCACAAAAATAAAGTAACTTTATCAATAGATACTACTGGAGATGCTCTTCATAAAAGAGGGTATAGAGAAAAGGCTAATAAGGCTCCAATAAGAGAAACTCTAGCAGCAGGAATAATGTATCTAACTCCTTGGAGACCAGGAAGAACATTAGTAGACCCTATGTGTGGTTCTGGAACTATACTTATAGAGGCTGCTATGATGGGATTAAATATGGCTCCAGGACTTAACAGAGAATTTATATCTGAAAAATGGAGAACAATAGATAAAAAAATCTGGTGGGATACTAGAAGAGAAGCATTTGACCAGATGAACGAAGACTTAGACTTTAAGATTTATGGATACGATATAGACCCAGAAAGTATAGAAATAGCAAAAGAAAATGCTGAAATAGCGGGTGTTGCAGATTATATAGACTTTGCAGTTGCAGATGCAACAGAATTCAAAAGTGATGAAGAGTATGGATTTATAGTTACAAATCCACCATATGGTGAAAGACTTGAAAGTGAAGAATCTGTAAAATTACTTTATAAAGAATTAGGTTATGCGTTTAGAAGACTAAAGAATTGGTCATATTATCTAATAACTTCATTTGAAGAATTTGAATATGAGTTTGGTCAGGAAGCAACTAAAAAGAGAAAGCTTTACAATGGTATGCTAAAAACATATCTTTATCAGTATCCAGGGCCAAAACCACCTAGAAAAGATAAAACTGACGAAAAATAA
- a CDS encoding response regulator transcription factor, producing the protein MENLKLNENMVYRLTSAEDSLVPVIESKLKNKIVCVPKEIDRASGIVIFGKRIKSLIFSTDISIIKNNNADAVLAVYPFTPQQSINEAVMDVSPSPVFCGVGGGITTGNRSLAIALDAELHGAFGVVLNSPAKNALISEMKDTISIPIVVTVCHDQEDIEARIAAGATILNVSAGKDTAALVRKIRKDHPFVPIIATGGNSPESIIETIDAGANAITYTPPSAAEIFGEIMEKYRTENL; encoded by the coding sequence ATGGAAAATCTTAAATTAAATGAAAATATGGTCTATAGACTTACTTCCGCTGAAGATTCTTTGGTTCCTGTTATAGAATCAAAACTAAAGAATAAAATTGTATGCGTTCCAAAGGAAATTGATAGAGCCAGTGGCATAGTTATCTTCGGAAAAAGGATAAAATCACTTATATTTTCAACCGATATATCGATAATAAAAAACAATAATGCAGATGCTGTGCTAGCAGTCTACCCTTTCACCCCACAACAATCTATAAATGAAGCTGTAATGGATGTATCTCCTTCTCCAGTATTTTGTGGTGTTGGAGGTGGAATAACTACAGGAAATAGATCTCTAGCAATAGCATTAGATGCAGAGCTACATGGTGCATTTGGAGTTGTTCTTAATTCTCCTGCAAAAAATGCTCTTATAAGCGAAATGAAAGACACTATAAGCATACCTATAGTAGTCACTGTTTGTCATGATCAGGAAGATATAGAAGCTAGAATTGCTGCTGGTGCAACTATTTTAAATGTATCTGCTGGAAAAGATACTGCAGCTCTTGTAAGAAAAATAAGAAAAGACCATCCTTTCGTCCCAATAATAGCTACAGGTGGAAACTCTCCAGAATCAATTATAGAAACTATTGATGCTGGAGCAAATGCAATAACATACACTCCACCTTCTGCAGCTGAAATATTTGGGGAAATAATGGAAAAATATAGAACTGAAAATCTATAA